Proteins encoded in a region of the Solanum dulcamara chromosome 9, daSolDulc1.2, whole genome shotgun sequence genome:
- the LOC129903570 gene encoding uncharacterized protein LOC129903570, with protein sequence MGDHIVEYGKIFDYKDEILRSNPSSTCVVKVGEEDVIGQKIFQELVIISVLICGKSRAITNNDSGRGRCRGRGVSSPADVTTQSAVAVTHTEHINDRGRGIGRRRGICQERNVNESIDRGRGMPQHSQNSSKATGSGRGIKRGKRLVEHEDISGGQTRSFKRPRMVGIGIYQAEDGFTTFNPDLSSKRVINTSTRVTKRADVVTGDIGYTPRREFKWKGKTTIISSNLERMRAEKVIQIRCATATTNQSQTSSTRKTHVP encoded by the exons ATGGGTGATCACATTGTGGAGTATGGTAAGATTTTTGATTATAAAGATGAGATTTTGAGGAGTAATCCTAGTAGCACTTGTGTTGTGAAGGTTGGAGAAGAAGATGTAATTGGACAGAAAATCTTTCAAG AACTAGTTATAATATCAGTACTAATATGTGGAAAATCAAGAGCCATCACAAACAATGACAGTGGTAGAGGAAGATGTAGAGGAAGAGGTGTTTCAAGTCCTGCAGATGTTACAACTCAATCTGCAGTTGCTGTTACACATACAGAG CATATAAATGATAGAGGTCGAGGAATAGGTAGAAGAAGAGGAATATGTCAAGAAAGAAATGTGAATGAAAGCATAGATAGAGGAAGAGGAATGCCTCAACATAGCCAAAATAGTTCTAAAGCAACAGGTAGTGGAAGAGGTATTAAAAGGGGGAAAAGACTAGTAGAACATGAGGACATCAGTGGAGGACAAACAAGATCTTTTAAAAGGCCAAGAATGGTAGGGATTGG AATATATCAAGCTGAAGATGGCTTTACAACTTTTAAT CCTGATTTGTCAAGTAAAAGAGTAATCAATACTAGTACAAGAGTGACAAAGAGAGCTGATGTTGTTACTGGTGATATTGGCTATACACCAAGACGTGAATTCAAATGGAAAGGTAAGACAACTATTATCAGTAGCAATCTAGAAAGAATGAGGGCTGAAAAAGTTATCCAAATCAGGTGTGCAACTGCTACTACTAATCAAAGCCAAACCAGTTCAACTAGGAAGACCCATGTGCCATGA